A section of the Pimelobacter simplex genome encodes:
- a CDS encoding sensor histidine kinase produces the protein MSTSPTLRRGDLLLAATVWLLGVATLLGHPATAQDRWVAVGFGLACSLPLTARHRYAVPAVVAIGLLGLAGQLASIRELLDGPFLLAFAAAVGTVGARDRPWRGAAWCLVAGAPAFAAAAASGTEQRSGDVVATVGWLALAYAVGRAVGFRRSLLQARADAARAEQRQALERRVADERTAIARDLHDVIAQSIEAVSLQATVGLHLYDSRPDAAREALEQIRTASVGTSREIRELLGLLRSTDGEPTRVVGLDDLAALVDGSGVDGPPATLVVSGEPGDHDPLAGLTLFRVTQEALTNARRHARADHVRVELDWQPERLTLTVTDDGAGPPVGGPVEGYGLRGMRERLALVGGTLAVGTGPEGGLRLTASVPREDRA, from the coding sequence ATGAGCACCTCGCCGACCCTCCGCCGCGGCGACCTCCTGCTGGCGGCGACGGTCTGGCTGCTCGGCGTCGCCACGCTGCTGGGCCACCCCGCCACGGCGCAAGACCGGTGGGTGGCGGTGGGGTTCGGGCTGGCGTGCAGCCTGCCGCTCACCGCCCGCCACCGGTACGCCGTACCGGCCGTGGTCGCGATCGGCCTGCTCGGCCTGGCCGGTCAGCTGGCGTCGATCCGCGAGCTGCTGGACGGGCCGTTCCTGCTGGCGTTCGCGGCGGCCGTCGGCACGGTCGGGGCGCGGGACCGGCCGTGGCGGGGCGCGGCCTGGTGCCTGGTCGCGGGTGCGCCCGCCTTCGCCGCGGCGGCGGCGTCGGGGACGGAGCAGCGCTCCGGCGACGTGGTCGCCACCGTCGGCTGGCTCGCTCTCGCGTACGCCGTCGGCCGGGCCGTCGGCTTCCGCCGGTCCCTGCTGCAGGCGCGGGCCGACGCCGCCCGCGCCGAGCAGCGCCAGGCGCTGGAGCGCCGGGTCGCCGACGAGCGGACGGCGATCGCCCGGGACCTGCACGACGTGATCGCGCAGTCGATCGAGGCGGTGTCCCTGCAGGCCACCGTCGGCCTGCACCTCTACGACAGCCGGCCGGACGCGGCCCGGGAGGCGCTGGAGCAGATCCGGACCGCGAGCGTCGGCACGTCCCGCGAGATCCGCGAGCTGCTGGGCCTGCTGCGCAGCACCGACGGCGAACCCACCCGGGTGGTCGGCCTCGACGACCTCGCGGCGCTCGTGGACGGCAGCGGGGTCGACGGGCCTCCGGCGACCCTCGTGGTCAGCGGCGAACCCGGCGACCACGACCCGCTGGCCGGGCTTACCCTCTTCCGCGTGACCCAGGAGGCGCTGACCAACGCACGCCGGCACGCCCGCGCCGACCACGTGCGCGTCGAGCTCGACTGGCAGCCGGAGCGGCTGACGCTCACCGTCACCGACGACGGCGCGGGGCCGCCGGTCGGCGGTCCCGTCGAGGGGTACGGCCTGCGGGGCATGCGCGAGCGGCTCGCGCTGGTCGGCGGCACCCTGGCCGTGGGCACCGGTCCCGAGGGCGGCCTCCGGCTGACCGCGAGCGTCCCCCGGGAGGACCGCGCATGA
- a CDS encoding helix-turn-helix domain-containing protein, which translates to MTSANGDADTPSADLLGSRVRAARTARGMSLRDLARRVGVSPSFVSQLENNKVNASVGTLYKLVNALEVSLDDLMSPLPDPSPDPGPARVDRAPRTSVADLDALPPMAWDPEEPVWPRVQRNVQRGTSRAQIRFPGVTWERLTREADPFVDFLHVTYDEGSASCPEDDMMRHGGREYGFVLEGRLDVQVGFETHTLEPGDSITFDAMTPHRLSNPHESVCRAIWFVVARRNDERSAALDEPSPQVTHLPALQD; encoded by the coding sequence ATGACGTCCGCGAACGGAGACGCCGACACCCCGTCGGCCGACCTGCTGGGAAGCCGGGTCCGTGCCGCGCGCACCGCACGCGGCATGTCCTTGCGCGATCTCGCTCGGCGCGTCGGCGTCTCGCCGAGCTTCGTCTCCCAGCTGGAGAACAACAAGGTCAACGCGAGCGTCGGCACGCTCTACAAGCTCGTCAACGCGCTGGAGGTCTCCCTCGACGATCTGATGAGCCCGCTCCCCGACCCATCGCCGGACCCCGGGCCCGCCCGGGTCGACCGAGCCCCCCGCACCAGTGTCGCGGACCTCGACGCCCTTCCGCCGATGGCCTGGGATCCCGAGGAGCCGGTCTGGCCCCGGGTGCAGCGCAACGTCCAACGCGGTACGTCGCGCGCGCAGATCCGCTTTCCCGGCGTCACCTGGGAACGGCTCACCCGCGAGGCCGATCCGTTCGTCGACTTCCTCCACGTCACCTACGACGAGGGCAGCGCCAGCTGCCCGGAGGACGACATGATGCGGCACGGGGGCCGGGAGTACGGGTTCGTGCTCGAGGGCCGCCTCGACGTCCAAGTCGGCTTCGAGACCCACACCCTCGAGCCCGGCGACTCCATCACCTTCGACGCGATGACACCGCACCGCCTCTCGAACCCCCACGAGAGCGTCTGTCGCGCCATCTGGTTCGTCGTCGCTCGGCGCAACGACGAGCGCTCGGCCGCCCTCGACGAGCCCTCCCCGCAGGTCACCCACCTCCCGGCCCTCCAGGACTGA
- a CDS encoding amidohydrolase family protein: MRTLLRGGDVITSRVAGELLTGTDVLVENGRIAAIGRDLAAGDAQVVDLTGRVVLPGFVDTHRHTWQSVVRNIASDWSLTEYLAGLHTGMSRHYRAEDTYAGNYLGALEALDSGITTLVDWSHNLFTPEHADAAIQALRDAGLRAVFAHGGGAQQWGAPLPSAVPHPDDARRVRNQHFTSENDLVTMALALRGPQFTTPEVNLHDFGLAKELDLDVTVHVGDGYWGKSGPIRAMQRDGLLSDRTTYVHCCTLGDDELAMIADSGGKASVAPDVEMQMGHGFPATGRLIRAGVRPSFSIDVCSSNGGDMFGTMRSAIGVQRALDNAPAVETGEVIERIGLTCSEVLMFATRDGAVAAGLGDRTGSIEVGKAADIVALRGDSLAMLPMNNPIGAVVYNAHPGLVQDVWVDGRRVKEDGRLVGVDVAAVRALAERTRDHVVSAYPEASLGGGWHPELG; this comes from the coding sequence GTGCGCACACTCCTCCGTGGGGGCGACGTGATCACTTCGCGCGTGGCGGGTGAGCTGCTGACCGGGACCGACGTCCTGGTCGAGAACGGACGGATCGCGGCGATCGGTCGCGACCTCGCTGCCGGCGATGCGCAGGTCGTCGACCTGACCGGGCGCGTGGTGCTCCCGGGCTTCGTGGACACCCACCGTCACACCTGGCAGTCCGTCGTCCGCAATATCGCCTCGGACTGGTCCCTGACCGAGTACCTGGCCGGCCTCCACACCGGGATGAGCCGCCACTACCGCGCCGAGGACACCTATGCGGGCAACTACCTCGGTGCGCTCGAGGCCCTCGACTCGGGGATCACGACCCTCGTCGACTGGTCCCACAACCTGTTCACCCCGGAGCACGCCGACGCGGCGATCCAGGCCCTGCGCGACGCAGGGCTCCGTGCGGTCTTCGCCCACGGCGGCGGCGCGCAGCAGTGGGGAGCGCCACTGCCGTCCGCTGTCCCGCACCCGGACGACGCGCGCCGTGTGCGCAACCAGCACTTCACCTCGGAGAACGACCTCGTCACGATGGCGCTGGCCCTCCGGGGGCCGCAGTTCACGACGCCCGAGGTCAACCTGCACGACTTCGGGCTCGCGAAGGAGCTCGACCTCGATGTCACGGTGCACGTCGGCGACGGCTACTGGGGCAAGTCGGGGCCGATCCGCGCGATGCAGCGCGACGGCTTGCTGTCCGACCGGACCACCTACGTCCACTGCTGCACGCTCGGCGACGACGAGCTCGCCATGATCGCGGACTCCGGAGGCAAGGCCTCGGTCGCGCCTGACGTCGAGATGCAGATGGGACACGGCTTCCCGGCGACGGGCCGCCTGATCCGGGCGGGGGTGCGCCCGAGCTTCTCGATCGACGTGTGCAGCAGCAACGGCGGCGACATGTTCGGGACCATGCGCTCGGCGATCGGTGTCCAGCGTGCGCTCGACAACGCGCCGGCGGTCGAGACCGGCGAGGTCATCGAGCGGATCGGCCTGACCTGCAGCGAGGTGCTGATGTTCGCCACCCGCGACGGCGCCGTCGCCGCCGGTCTGGGTGATCGCACCGGCTCGATCGAGGTCGGGAAGGCGGCCGACATCGTCGCGCTCCGCGGCGACTCGCTGGCGATGCTGCCGATGAACAACCCGATCGGTGCGGTCGTCTACAACGCCCACCCCGGACTGGTCCAGGACGTCTGGGTGGACGGGCGCCGGGTGAAGGAGGACGGACGCCTGGTCGGCGTCGACGTCGCCGCCGTCCGTGCGCTCGCCGAGCGCACCCGGGACCACGTCGTCAGCGCCTACCCCGAGGCATCCCTCGGTGGTGGTTGGCACCCGGAGCTCGGATGA
- a CDS encoding ABC transporter permease: MTTAPASAVPAAAPRPRIPDNVARLSQVLAWPATRAFLALAVLLVISPLVASGSISSTALYSMLPFAAITTLVAVGQTLVIQQGGLDLSVPGAVTLGALIVAKFGNDQSWGLPVAVVVAILGTSLFGLLSGVVVTAFRLPPLVVTIATNALLIGVVQVVSGGFGAQADPRLSDFALGRFLGVPVLVWIAAAVVIAAQVLLKLSRTGRRFELVGESRRAADVLGLLSLGYGVAAYWFSALAAGAAGVMLAGLLRSPTLTAGDSYLLPSIAAVVLGGTALTGGRGSLVGTALGAVFLAQLAQLVQTFTSLTAVQNVVTALIIGVGIVLQLRLGQSPARLIALFRPRRGEPVRT, encoded by the coding sequence ATGACCACCGCACCGGCGTCCGCCGTACCGGCTGCGGCGCCACGGCCCCGGATCCCCGACAACGTGGCGCGCCTGAGCCAGGTACTCGCCTGGCCCGCGACCCGCGCCTTCCTCGCCCTGGCCGTGCTCCTGGTGATCAGCCCCCTCGTCGCTTCCGGAAGCATCAGCAGCACCGCGCTCTACTCGATGCTGCCGTTCGCGGCGATCACCACTCTGGTGGCGGTGGGGCAGACCCTGGTCATCCAACAGGGCGGTCTCGATCTCTCGGTGCCCGGCGCGGTCACGCTCGGCGCACTCATCGTCGCCAAGTTCGGCAACGACCAGTCCTGGGGACTCCCGGTCGCGGTCGTGGTCGCGATCCTCGGAACCTCGCTGTTCGGGCTCCTGAGCGGAGTGGTCGTGACCGCCTTCAGGCTCCCGCCGCTGGTGGTCACCATCGCGACCAACGCACTGCTGATCGGCGTCGTCCAGGTCGTCTCGGGCGGCTTCGGGGCGCAGGCCGACCCGCGACTCAGCGACTTCGCCCTGGGCCGCTTCCTCGGTGTCCCGGTCCTGGTCTGGATCGCCGCAGCGGTGGTGATCGCGGCGCAGGTGCTGCTCAAGCTGAGCCGTACCGGGCGGCGGTTCGAGCTGGTCGGCGAGAGCCGGCGTGCTGCCGACGTCCTCGGTCTCCTCAGCCTCGGGTACGGCGTCGCGGCCTACTGGTTCTCCGCGCTGGCGGCCGGCGCCGCGGGCGTCATGCTCGCCGGGCTGTTGCGCTCGCCGACCCTGACGGCCGGCGACAGCTACCTCCTGCCGTCGATCGCTGCGGTCGTCCTGGGTGGCACCGCGCTGACCGGTGGCCGCGGAAGCCTGGTCGGAACCGCCCTGGGGGCGGTGTTCCTCGCCCAGCTCGCCCAGCTCGTCCAGACGTTCACCTCGCTGACCGCGGTCCAGAACGTCGTCACGGCTCTGATCATCGGTGTGGGCATCGTGCTCCAGCTCCGCCTGGGCCAGTCTCCCGCCCGTCTGATCGCGCTGTTCCGGCCGAGACGGGGCGAGCCCGTCCGGACCTGA
- a CDS encoding substrate-binding domain-containing protein, with protein sequence MHLTISDRRVSRAFLAASAVTVLGLSACSSVNDTSSSGSSTSKADISVGKVGTTDEFTDIADVCGGKDLSVGIVDGFGTNSWSKTVKAEIESEAAKCDAITSVDYAAGRGDVQATNQAIVSMAAKGTDIILVIPDAGPGEAHLPALRSATKSGSTVVAFASDPTGSPGADYLDYTDWQPANSGKVWAQWVVDNLGDDGGNVVFLGGPAGASVTAQELTGIKEVLAANPQVKLLNDEPVVTNWDPAVAQQAMSGLLSRYDDIDAVIVDYGTAAGGVIRAYESAGKKLPPVASTDDNALSCGYAGLKAKNPGYELATVSSRTWVGRVALRKALGALAERDDAEPSIYQLSLFEDSTGATDGSVAPTDACLSGAPSDASPSSLLTADEFDALFK encoded by the coding sequence ATGCACCTCACCATCTCCGACCGACGCGTCTCGCGAGCGTTCCTCGCGGCCTCGGCGGTCACCGTCCTGGGACTCAGTGCCTGCTCCTCGGTGAACGACACCTCGTCCTCGGGCTCGTCCACGAGCAAGGCCGACATCTCCGTGGGCAAGGTCGGGACCACCGACGAGTTCACCGACATCGCCGACGTCTGCGGCGGGAAGGACCTGAGCGTCGGGATCGTCGACGGCTTCGGGACCAACTCCTGGTCGAAGACGGTCAAGGCCGAGATCGAGAGCGAGGCCGCCAAGTGTGACGCGATCACCTCGGTCGACTACGCCGCTGGTCGCGGTGACGTGCAGGCGACCAACCAGGCGATCGTCAGCATGGCGGCCAAGGGCACCGACATCATCCTGGTCATCCCCGACGCCGGCCCCGGAGAGGCACACCTCCCCGCGCTGCGCAGCGCCACCAAGTCCGGGTCGACGGTCGTGGCGTTCGCATCGGACCCGACGGGCAGCCCCGGCGCGGACTACCTGGACTACACCGACTGGCAGCCGGCGAACAGCGGCAAGGTCTGGGCGCAGTGGGTGGTGGACAACCTCGGCGATGACGGCGGGAATGTCGTCTTCCTCGGTGGGCCGGCTGGAGCGAGCGTCACGGCGCAGGAGCTCACCGGCATCAAGGAGGTCCTGGCGGCGAACCCCCAGGTCAAGCTCCTCAATGACGAGCCCGTCGTGACCAACTGGGACCCGGCCGTCGCGCAGCAGGCGATGTCCGGTCTGCTCTCGCGCTACGACGACATCGATGCGGTGATCGTCGACTACGGCACCGCGGCCGGCGGCGTGATCCGGGCCTACGAGAGTGCCGGCAAGAAGCTCCCCCCGGTCGCCAGCACCGACGACAACGCGCTCAGCTGTGGGTACGCCGGTCTCAAGGCCAAGAACCCCGGCTACGAGCTCGCGACCGTCTCGAGCCGCACCTGGGTGGGACGTGTCGCCCTGCGCAAGGCGCTCGGCGCGCTCGCCGAGCGGGACGACGCGGAGCCGTCGATCTACCAGCTCTCGCTCTTCGAGGACTCCACGGGCGCGACCGACGGCAGCGTGGCCCCCACGGACGCCTGCTTGTCCGGAGCGCCTTCCGACGCCTCCCCGTCCTCGCTGCTGACCGCGGACGAGTTCGACGCGCTCTTCAAGTGA
- a CDS encoding ATP-binding cassette domain-containing protein, translated as MTTTTTTTAMTTDQSAALRLDGIGKSYPGVRALDGVSLELLPGRVHAILGENGAGKSTLVGIAAGSVVPDQGTIDLAGQTHRRLQPGQARAQGLAIVYQTPALAPTLTVVDAVLTLLPADKKPARGNATAWLAGLFTDLGLPIDPGAVVGDLSQREAHLIEIAAALACDPQVLVLDEPTEALGAEETSWLFDKVAELQGRGTAIAYITHRIPEVMSIAQDQTVLRDGRVVGRGDVSEFTADEIVTMIIGRSLETTFPDKASADPGTPVLAVQGLAGPGFRDVSFEVPRGQILGLAGVEGNGQRELLHALGGSGTVQGVVRVNGAEVSIRSHRAATASGVVLLPGDRLGTAMFGNLSIRENVVASALGDAMPAGWTRRAREYELTREAIDDFAVKTATLESTVVSLSGGSQQKVLLARARLANPRVLLVEDPTQGVDAGARVEIYSCLRELASSGVAVVVLSTDAVELEGLCDRVLVLSRGAVAADLRAGEITERAIIGGALLADHATSEAGEMAVATQGARARGQAPGRRRRRGAMIQPVALLALTGLVALATASRDAAFLQPLNLSQLLLASAVLMLVGLAQLVVVITGGIDLSVGSVVALSGVVVSYHADGGAGALAIGAVLAIAAGAAVGTVNGLLVTRLQVPAVIATLVSSVAVLGLAQVLRPQPGGAAGLDVLNLLGATIATVPVLLVLGLLVTAGMAQVLQHTSLGRGLRAVGADAVKANRMGVPVLRTRVIAMAMSGALSAGAGIALFAQTGIGDANSGQALTLASVTVIVIAGVSIFGGSGSAVSVAAAALLLQVITNALAFLSWSIAWQYWIQGIFVIVAAVLPMLARRARMRSGQS; from the coding sequence ATGACCACGACGACGACCACGACCGCCATGACGACCGACCAGTCGGCGGCCCTGCGCCTCGACGGCATCGGCAAGAGCTATCCGGGTGTGCGCGCGCTCGACGGCGTCAGCCTCGAGCTGCTGCCGGGGCGCGTGCACGCCATCCTCGGTGAGAACGGCGCCGGCAAGTCGACCCTCGTGGGCATCGCGGCCGGCTCGGTGGTTCCCGACCAGGGAACCATCGACCTCGCCGGTCAGACGCACCGTCGCCTGCAGCCGGGGCAGGCGCGCGCCCAGGGCCTGGCCATCGTGTACCAGACCCCTGCCCTCGCTCCGACGCTCACGGTCGTCGATGCCGTGCTCACCCTGCTCCCCGCCGACAAGAAGCCGGCCCGGGGCAACGCGACTGCGTGGCTGGCCGGTCTCTTCACGGATCTCGGGCTCCCGATCGACCCGGGGGCCGTCGTCGGTGACCTCAGCCAACGAGAGGCCCACCTGATCGAGATCGCGGCCGCCCTGGCCTGCGATCCGCAGGTGCTGGTCCTCGACGAACCGACCGAGGCACTGGGTGCCGAGGAGACCTCGTGGCTGTTCGACAAGGTCGCCGAGCTCCAGGGGCGTGGGACGGCGATCGCCTACATCACGCACCGGATCCCGGAGGTCATGTCGATCGCGCAGGACCAGACGGTGCTGCGCGACGGCCGGGTGGTCGGCCGGGGTGACGTCTCCGAGTTCACCGCCGACGAGATCGTCACCATGATCATCGGGCGATCGCTCGAGACCACGTTCCCGGACAAGGCGAGCGCCGATCCCGGGACCCCGGTGCTCGCCGTCCAGGGCCTCGCCGGTCCCGGCTTCCGCGACGTCTCGTTCGAGGTGCCGCGCGGCCAGATCCTCGGGCTGGCCGGTGTCGAGGGAAACGGGCAGCGAGAGCTGCTCCACGCTCTCGGCGGCAGCGGCACGGTCCAGGGAGTGGTGCGGGTGAACGGCGCAGAGGTGTCGATCCGCAGCCACCGCGCCGCCACGGCCTCGGGGGTCGTCCTGCTTCCCGGTGATCGGCTGGGCACCGCCATGTTCGGCAACCTCTCGATCCGGGAGAACGTGGTGGCCTCCGCGCTCGGCGACGCGATGCCCGCGGGCTGGACCCGCCGTGCGCGCGAGTACGAGCTCACCCGGGAGGCCATCGACGACTTCGCCGTCAAGACGGCGACACTCGAGAGCACCGTCGTCTCGCTGTCGGGTGGCAGCCAGCAGAAGGTGCTGCTGGCCCGAGCCAGGCTGGCGAACCCACGCGTCCTGTTGGTGGAGGACCCGACCCAGGGTGTCGACGCCGGGGCGCGGGTGGAGATCTACAGCTGCCTGCGTGAGCTGGCCAGCTCCGGCGTCGCGGTCGTCGTGCTGTCGACGGACGCGGTCGAGCTGGAAGGCCTGTGCGATCGCGTCCTCGTCCTCTCCCGGGGAGCTGTCGCGGCGGACCTCCGGGCCGGTGAGATCACCGAGCGCGCCATCATCGGCGGCGCCCTGCTCGCCGATCATGCGACCTCCGAGGCCGGCGAGATGGCGGTCGCCACACAGGGCGCGCGGGCGCGGGGCCAGGCTCCGGGTCGGCGCCGCCGGCGCGGCGCGATGATCCAGCCGGTGGCACTGCTGGCCCTGACCGGGCTCGTCGCCCTCGCCACAGCGAGTCGGGACGCCGCCTTCCTGCAACCGCTCAACCTCAGCCAGCTGTTGCTCGCCTCCGCCGTCCTGATGCTGGTCGGCCTCGCGCAGCTGGTCGTCGTCATCACCGGCGGCATCGACCTCAGTGTCGGATCGGTCGTCGCGCTCTCAGGCGTGGTGGTCTCGTACCACGCGGACGGTGGCGCGGGTGCCCTGGCGATCGGCGCAGTTCTGGCCATCGCCGCCGGCGCGGCCGTCGGTACCGTCAACGGTCTGCTCGTCACGCGCCTCCAGGTGCCGGCGGTCATCGCGACGCTGGTCTCGTCGGTTGCCGTGCTGGGTCTTGCGCAGGTGCTGCGGCCCCAACCTGGTGGTGCGGCCGGACTGGACGTGCTCAACCTTCTGGGGGCGACGATCGCCACCGTCCCGGTCCTGCTCGTGCTCGGCCTGCTCGTCACTGCGGGCATGGCGCAGGTCCTGCAGCACACCTCGCTCGGCCGCGGGCTGCGGGCGGTGGGCGCCGACGCGGTCAAGGCGAACCGCATGGGTGTCCCCGTCCTGCGCACCCGGGTGATCGCGATGGCGATGTCCGGTGCCTTGAGCGCAGGCGCAGGTATTGCCCTGTTCGCCCAGACGGGCATCGGGGATGCGAACAGCGGTCAGGCACTGACCCTGGCGTCGGTCACGGTGATCGTGATCGCCGGCGTCAGCATCTTCGGTGGCTCGGGGTCCGCGGTCAGCGTCGCCGCGGCGGCGCTCCTGCTCCAGGTCATCACCAATGCGCTCGCCTTCCTCTCGTGGAGCATCGCCTGGCAGTACTGGATCCAGGGGATCTTCGTGATCGTGGCGGCGGTCCTGCCGATGCTGGCTCGCCGGGCGAGGATGCGGAGCGGGCAGTCATGA
- a CDS encoding Dabb family protein — MILHLALFTWADDVTAEDIAGASADLHLMADQLDAIVQYSCGPNLGITPSTADFVVAAAVRDEDGLREYLTHPLHQAVQARWLTRMTASRTAAQLPMPFSVALAAR; from the coding sequence ATGATCCTCCACCTCGCACTCTTCACCTGGGCGGACGACGTCACGGCGGAGGACATCGCCGGCGCGAGCGCCGACCTCCACCTGATGGCGGACCAGCTCGACGCGATCGTGCAGTACTCCTGCGGACCGAACCTCGGCATCACGCCGAGCACCGCGGACTTCGTCGTCGCAGCGGCTGTCCGCGACGAGGACGGACTCCGCGAGTACCTCACGCACCCGCTGCACCAGGCCGTCCAGGCGCGGTGGCTCACGCGGATGACGGCGTCGCGGACGGCTGCCCAGCTGCCCATGCCGTTCTCCGTCGCGCTCGCCGCGCGCTGA
- a CDS encoding M24 family metallopeptidase yields the protein MSNTATTGSNAVDWEARIDFDRLRTERLARLKAQLEKSDCGAILAFDFSNIRYMTATHIGTWAMDKLIRFSLLTRETDPISWDFGSAAKHHALYNPWLNTTTAEADADPHAPHHGAVRPRLESGARAGISTLRGAFTPDAGVAEDVARKIKRELEKFGVADQPLGVDVIELPILFALQQQGIDVVDGQQIFLEARRIKTDDEIGLLTHAASMVDAAYEELYRFLRPGVRENECVGLVAKTLYDLGSEYVEGVNAISGERCSPHPHVFSDRLIRPGDPAFFDILHSFNGYRTCYYRTFAVGSASRAQRDAYTRAREYMDRAIALVRPGATTADIVSVWPKAQEFGFPDEEAAFALQYGHGVGLSIWEKPIFSRLVSLDHPEVLEEGMVFALETYWPSADGIGAARIEEEVVVTRDGCQVITKFPAEDLIVAGRKYYTVGGELGTLRDSQSHRNTPWGSPPA from the coding sequence ATGTCGAACACCGCCACCACCGGCAGCAACGCCGTCGACTGGGAGGCCCGGATCGACTTCGACCGCCTGCGGACCGAGCGGCTCGCTCGGTTGAAGGCCCAGCTGGAGAAGTCCGACTGCGGCGCGATCCTCGCCTTCGACTTCTCCAACATCCGCTACATGACGGCGACCCACATCGGGACGTGGGCGATGGACAAGCTGATCAGGTTCTCCCTCCTGACCAGGGAGACCGACCCGATCTCGTGGGACTTCGGATCCGCGGCCAAGCACCACGCGTTGTACAACCCGTGGTTGAACACGACGACGGCGGAGGCTGACGCCGACCCGCACGCCCCTCACCACGGCGCGGTCCGGCCGCGTCTGGAGTCCGGTGCCCGCGCCGGCATCTCCACGCTGCGTGGGGCGTTCACGCCCGACGCGGGCGTGGCCGAGGACGTCGCCCGCAAGATCAAGCGCGAGCTCGAGAAGTTCGGCGTCGCGGACCAGCCGCTCGGGGTCGACGTGATCGAGCTGCCGATCCTGTTCGCCCTCCAGCAGCAGGGCATCGACGTCGTCGACGGCCAGCAGATCTTCTTGGAGGCCCGTCGGATCAAGACCGACGACGAGATCGGGCTCCTCACGCACGCGGCGTCGATGGTCGACGCCGCCTACGAGGAGCTCTACCGCTTCCTGCGCCCGGGAGTGCGGGAGAACGAGTGTGTCGGCCTGGTCGCCAAGACCCTCTACGACCTCGGCTCGGAGTACGTCGAGGGCGTCAACGCGATCTCGGGCGAGCGGTGCTCGCCGCACCCCCACGTCTTCTCCGACCGCCTTATCCGGCCCGGCGATCCGGCGTTCTTCGACATCCTGCACAGCTTCAACGGCTACCGAACCTGCTACTACCGGACCTTCGCGGTCGGTTCGGCGAGCCGGGCGCAGCGCGATGCCTACACCCGCGCCCGGGAGTACATGGACCGGGCCATCGCGCTCGTGCGCCCTGGAGCGACGACGGCGGACATCGTGAGCGTCTGGCCCAAGGCGCAGGAGTTCGGGTTCCCGGACGAGGAGGCGGCGTTCGCCCTGCAGTACGGGCACGGCGTCGGCCTCTCGATCTGGGAGAAGCCGATCTTCTCCCGCCTCGTGTCGCTCGACCACCCCGAGGTGCTCGAGGAGGGCATGGTGTTCGCCCTGGAGACCTACTGGCCCTCCGCCGACGGCATCGGGGCCGCGCGGATCGAGGAGGAGGTGGTCGTCACCCGCGACGGGTGCCAGGTCATCACGAAGTTCCCGGCGGAGGACCTCATCGTCGCCGGGCGCAAGTACTACACCGTCGGCGGCGAGCTCGGCACGCTGCGGGACTCGCAGTCGCACCGCAACACGCCCTGGGGAAGTCCGCCGGCGTGA
- a CDS encoding NAD(P)-dependent oxidoreductase produces MSSVHDPGTVGFLGLGSMGSAMAGRLVAAGHRVRVWNRSPAAGVRLAEQGAELAADAALALQAPVSFSMLADDEAAQAVLSPAALDGPAGRLHVSMASLSPRASRELGRRCADAGMDYLAAPVLGRPAVAASGGLNILVGGRNEVLERARPLLETIGARVWPISERPEVANVVKIAVNLQIIHALQALAESIALVEAHEVAPDLFAELLGATLFGGVVHRTYGQLIAERAYRPAGFTVPLGAKDLRLAAEVAEDGGVVLPSLPALQGVFAAALERPGAESLDWAAIAEVTRHPELPAPERRTITELEEN; encoded by the coding sequence GTGAGCAGCGTCCACGACCCGGGAACGGTCGGGTTTCTCGGGCTGGGGTCGATGGGTTCGGCCATGGCCGGGCGACTCGTCGCGGCGGGGCACCGGGTGCGGGTGTGGAACCGCAGCCCCGCGGCGGGCGTGCGGCTGGCCGAGCAGGGGGCGGAGCTCGCGGCCGACGCCGCGCTTGCCCTCCAGGCACCGGTGTCCTTCTCGATGCTCGCCGACGACGAGGCGGCCCAGGCGGTCCTCTCGCCGGCCGCGCTCGACGGTCCAGCGGGCCGGCTGCACGTCTCCATGGCGTCCTTGAGCCCGCGCGCCAGCCGGGAGCTGGGCCGGCGCTGCGCCGACGCGGGCATGGACTACCTGGCGGCGCCCGTGCTCGGCCGGCCGGCCGTCGCTGCGTCCGGAGGGCTGAACATCCTCGTCGGCGGCAGGAACGAGGTGCTGGAGAGGGCTCGACCGCTGCTCGAGACGATCGGTGCCCGGGTCTGGCCGATCTCGGAGCGGCCCGAGGTCGCCAACGTCGTGAAGATCGCGGTCAACCTGCAGATCATCCATGCACTCCAGGCGCTCGCGGAGTCGATCGCGCTCGTGGAGGCGCACGAGGTGGCGCCGGACCTGTTCGCCGAGCTGCTGGGCGCGACGCTGTTCGGCGGCGTGGTGCACCGCACGTACGGGCAGCTGATCGCCGAGCGCGCCTACCGGCCGGCGGGGTTCACGGTTCCTCTGGGAGCCAAGGACCTCCGGCTGGCTGCCGAGGTCGCCGAGGACGGCGGCGTGGTGCTGCCGTCGCTGCCCGCGCTCCAGGGCGTCTTCGCCGCGGCGCTGGAGCGACCGGGGGCGGAGAGCCTCGACTGGGCGGCGATCGCCGAGGTCACCCGCCACCCCGAACTCCCGGCGCCGGAGCGCCGGACCATCACCGAGCTGGAGGAGAACTGA